From the Polynucleobacter sp. MWH-UH35A genome, one window contains:
- a CDS encoding penicillin-binding protein 1A: MALPPKDKPPVNQRPIRPSDRRPRQTRVEPGIPRKNSSNPLIKALLIIGVVFALVITLLMGYAFLVAKPNLPKISALTDYNPKTPLRIYTADKVLIGEFGEERRKVIPLNEIPQSMRNAVLAIEDDRFYSHGGVDYVGILRAAVTNLRGHLSQGASTITMQVARNFFLSNEKTFSRKIYEVLLAWEIESQLTKDKILEIYMNQIFLGQRAYGFSSAAQIYFGKELKDITVAESAMLAGLPKAPSAYNPVSNFRRAKIRQEYILQRMRDLGYITPEEYQKAMIEELHIRGLGNEFAVRADFPAEMVRQLLFAQYGEAIYSQGIDVYTTILKADQDAAYKAVRKGIFEYDLRHAYRGPDGFIDLPEDPVKRQRAIDEALLAYPQLDDLQSGVVLDVKPKEMQVTISTGDTITIKGEGMKLAAASITDSTQPKKRLRPGAVVRLLSDGGVWKLAQLPQVEAAFVSMNPETGAILSLVGGFDFRRNQFNHVTQALRQPGSSFKPFIYAAAIEKGFTPSTMVNDAPLSIGSMETGSQAWEPKNYDGKYDGMMRLRNALAKSKNLVSVRIIRAIGPSYAQEYIQRFGFEPEKHPPYLTMALGAGSVTPLQMASAYSVFANGGYRVDPFLIDKMVDSKGTVMFEAKPTRAREDAPRVLDARTAFVMDSMLQEVTKTGTAASARGKLGRSDIAGKTGTTNDSHDAWFAGYNPKVVAIAWIGFDKPASLGDRETGGGLALPMWISYMGTALKEIPQEAREVPSGVTQVDGDWFIPDFANNGGVRELQ, from the coding sequence ATGGCCTTACCTCCAAAAGACAAGCCGCCGGTGAACCAGCGTCCCATTCGTCCATCCGATAGACGTCCTCGGCAGACACGAGTTGAACCTGGCATACCCCGCAAGAATTCAAGCAATCCGCTAATTAAGGCTTTGTTGATTATTGGCGTGGTCTTTGCATTGGTGATTACCTTGCTGATGGGTTATGCATTCTTGGTGGCAAAACCGAATCTGCCTAAGATCTCTGCGTTAACTGACTACAACCCGAAAACTCCGTTGCGTATCTATACGGCTGACAAAGTCCTCATAGGGGAGTTTGGTGAGGAGCGCCGCAAGGTCATTCCGTTAAATGAAATTCCGCAAAGCATGCGTAATGCTGTTTTAGCTATTGAGGATGATCGTTTCTATTCTCATGGTGGCGTGGACTATGTGGGCATATTGCGGGCTGCGGTAACTAATTTGCGTGGACATCTTTCTCAAGGTGCGTCCACCATCACCATGCAAGTGGCGCGTAATTTCTTCCTGAGCAATGAAAAGACCTTTAGTCGAAAAATCTATGAGGTGCTGCTTGCCTGGGAGATTGAGTCTCAGCTTACTAAAGACAAGATTCTGGAAATTTATATGAATCAGATTTTCTTGGGGCAGCGGGCTTATGGCTTTTCTAGTGCGGCGCAGATTTACTTCGGCAAGGAGCTAAAAGACATCACAGTTGCCGAGTCAGCGATGCTGGCCGGCCTTCCTAAGGCACCATCGGCCTATAACCCTGTGAGTAATTTCCGTCGCGCAAAGATTCGTCAAGAGTACATTCTTCAGCGTATGCGCGATCTAGGCTACATCACTCCAGAAGAATATCAAAAGGCGATGATTGAAGAGCTGCATATTCGTGGTCTTGGTAATGAGTTTGCGGTACGTGCCGACTTCCCGGCGGAAATGGTTCGTCAATTACTCTTTGCTCAATATGGTGAGGCAATTTATTCACAGGGAATTGATGTTTACACAACAATTCTGAAGGCGGATCAAGACGCCGCTTATAAGGCAGTGCGCAAAGGTATTTTTGAATACGACTTACGTCATGCCTATCGTGGTCCAGATGGTTTTATTGATCTTCCAGAAGATCCTGTAAAACGCCAGCGTGCGATTGACGAAGCCTTGCTTGCATATCCACAATTAGACGACTTGCAATCTGGGGTTGTGCTTGATGTGAAACCAAAGGAGATGCAGGTCACGATCTCTACTGGCGACACCATCACTATTAAAGGTGAGGGCATGAAGTTGGCGGCAGCATCTATAACCGATAGCACTCAACCTAAAAAACGCTTGCGCCCGGGTGCAGTGGTGCGACTTCTGTCGGATGGTGGAGTTTGGAAGCTGGCCCAATTGCCACAAGTTGAGGCTGCTTTTGTCTCTATGAATCCAGAGACAGGCGCAATTCTTTCTTTGGTAGGCGGATTTGATTTCCGTCGCAATCAGTTCAACCACGTGACGCAGGCCTTGCGTCAGCCTGGTTCTTCATTTAAACCATTTATCTACGCAGCCGCCATTGAAAAAGGTTTTACACCCAGCACGATGGTGAACGATGCCCCTTTATCGATTGGTAGTATGGAAACAGGCAGTCAAGCCTGGGAGCCAAAAAACTACGATGGTAAATACGACGGCATGATGCGCTTGCGTAATGCTTTAGCAAAATCGAAGAACTTAGTTTCGGTTCGTATTATTCGCGCTATTGGACCTTCGTATGCACAAGAATATATTCAACGTTTTGGCTTTGAGCCAGAAAAGCATCCACCTTATTTAACAATGGCTCTGGGCGCGGGTTCAGTTACACCATTACAGATGGCCTCTGCTTACAGCGTGTTTGCTAACGGCGGTTATCGCGTAGATCCGTTCTTAATTGACAAGATGGTCGATTCCAAAGGCACTGTGATGTTTGAAGCAAAACCTACGCGTGCTCGAGAGGATGCGCCACGCGTATTGGATGCACGCACTGCTTTTGTAATGGACAGCATGTTGCAAGAAGTAACAAAGACTGGAACCGCAGCTTCAGCACGCGGTAAGTTAGGTCGTAGTGATATTGCTGGTAAGACAGGCACAACCAATGATTCTCACGATGCATGGTTTGCTGGCTACAACCCCAAAGTGGTGGCTATCGCCTGGATTGGCTTTGACAAGCCAGCAAGCTTGGGCGATCGTGAAACTGGTGGGGGCCTCGCATTGCCAATGTGGATTTCATACATGGGCACTGCACTAAAAGAGATTCCACAGGAGGCGCGGGAAGTTCCAAGTGGAGTGACCCAAGTCGATGGCGACTGGTTTATTCCAGACTTCGCTAACAATGGTGGGGTACGCGAACTGCAATAG
- a CDS encoding transposase has protein sequence MARQARTVIPGQAMHVMVRGNNRETIFFTNDDRRIYLDWLREAARQFGCAVHAFALMPNHLHLLMTPQNEDSLAKTMQSLGRRFAQYFNQQHRRSGTIWEGRYRSSLIDPDYFLRCQRYIELNPVRAGYESNPQSSTWTSFATHIGGKAEPWLVDHPHFWKLGNTPFERQMSWSNFVKEGAPHWEDRQITEALLRSKPWVSDIYAKKLFKDTPELVLIRHRGRPRKINSLNSVA, from the coding sequence ATGGCACGGCAAGCCCGCACAGTAATACCTGGCCAAGCAATGCATGTGATGGTACGCGGCAATAATCGTGAAACCATTTTCTTTACTAATGATGATCGCCGCATATATTTAGATTGGTTGCGAGAAGCCGCAAGGCAATTTGGATGTGCAGTGCATGCTTTTGCATTGATGCCAAATCATTTGCATCTATTGATGACACCCCAAAATGAAGATTCGCTTGCTAAGACAATGCAATCCTTAGGGCGTCGTTTTGCGCAATACTTTAATCAACAGCATCGTCGCTCTGGAACCATTTGGGAAGGACGTTATCGCTCCTCTTTAATTGACCCTGATTATTTTTTGCGTTGCCAGCGCTATATAGAGCTCAATCCGGTTAGGGCTGGATACGAATCCAACCCTCAGAGCTCTACTTGGACTAGTTTTGCGACGCATATTGGGGGCAAGGCTGAACCCTGGCTTGTGGATCATCCGCATTTTTGGAAGTTAGGTAATACGCCATTTGAGAGACAGATGAGTTGGTCTAACTTTGTGAAAGAGGGTGCGCCGCATTGGGAAGATCGTCAAATTACAGAAGCACTCCTTCGCTCTAAACCTTGGGTGAGCGATATTTATGCGAAAAAGCTCTTTAAAGACACCCCTGAGCTAGTCCTAATCCGTCATCGTGGGCGCCCTAGAAAAATAAATTCTTTAAATTCAGTAGCTTAG